tgaaatccacaaactaaagaattatcatagtggtaacccaaccatgatgactggagatcccaagaacttggttcaaagggacaactaagctatgagagttcatgagaaacactcaactatatctattccctagagagcaatagagtgttggagagcttgcctagtggtaaaggctaagtctatgacttttaatggttcttaaggatctcaaagagatggaattctcaaagagaccaagtatggcaaggtacttgactaagaatcacctatgtaagtgcgaagtgtggtcgcttcataaaaaaaaaacgcacttatgaatccaaagtggtgtccaagaccgcaatggacacaaaacgtgagaacggatgaggttgaggtgtttaagcgttaacaccattgtctcggtgcacgccgtgggggattagttcaaagcatcgcgctactaagccgcctgtgtatccgatggtgtcgactatggagggttcaaagtcaacaactacctatccttatgcttatatacctctcaagggttgagcttgtgtctgcatgcatatgcattcggctatttccactcatgtgggggattgtagaaatcatggtattaaatatgcccggtcaatggattttgaccaaataataaatgtgacgagacatttaattttgtgaaattaaatgacatagcgtcgatctacattttacgtagataaatgtagtatattcactttctcaaatccgatttccggtgagtgagaaatagtggattaaagttgggcataattagcttttattaaagcttggagttggagcttagggaataattaactagtgttaattatcccacattggaggattaacacatcttttaatgtgtacaaattaagtgactttatgttacttaataattatagtggaccaagatgggtgaaagagcccacacgcgcgcgccgccgccgccgcccgcccgagcccgagcccgtgctcgcgctcgcggccgcgggcccgggcccgatcccgatctcgatctcgatctcgatcttgatcttgatcttggacttggacttggacttggacttggatcttggcaattggtctttgggtggtctttgggcttggggcttggcccaaactattctttttggcccacagccgagtcagcaatccaagtggcttgacacgtcgtcaagcgaggcacagtcacagctgccacgtgagaaatccacacgctccacacacggatggcacactcctgccacacgctcataaccgtcggcggttacaaatctgccatgatgagccttcatggctgttgacccacagcagtggactgagcctataaataggctagccactccATGCATTACACTACATCATTCACAAGCATtacagcataagctctctccctctctgcattgtctttctgtcgaagctctgccctctcctacatccagttcgccggagctctactgattgcggtgctgcatcaatagtgacgtagccgttttacctttggggacgacacgccaaaccgaagagcactaccggggcgtatctcgtcttgcgggaagaggcctcctcgactcggctcaaACTttattcacggttactgtttcgtttttacatttgtaatctctttctagttcagtttcctcttttgtattccttcttttgggttgtattacgcccggcttttatctcttgtaatccctaGAAACCAacagtttatttaaattaacaaTTATTCTACGTAATTATTTATCGCATACTTAAACTAGAAATTCTTGATATGCCATTGTTTAGTGATCAATATCATTGTCGGCATTACCAGCTGAAATGTCAGACATACTAGTTCACCAATAATGTAAGAAATGCCAACAAACTAGTCCGCAAATAATGTTTCGAAGGAGAATGAAACATTTAGTTGATAATCGTGACCCAGTCCGTTGGTAATTCCGCTTCAAGTAAGTGGCCCAATTCAAACCTCCTTTTTTCGGTCAGGCGATCCTTGACCAACCTATATCGAGGTTGGAGCCGGATTGCCTAGCACATATGACATATCTTATGCCAGTCACACACGACGCATATAACATTGCAAAAGTGGCTGAGTCCAACTATTATAATGTGCTCCAAGATAACTATAATGCAATAATACTTCCTCCTGCCTCTTAGaaatagaaacttttaaaaCAGCACGAGttataatgcaaaattggtaaattaagagacatatataatgaaaagtgtgttagtgaaaaatgagtctcacctcgttagatagaaataaaattgttaaaaagaaaaatttctATTTATATGAGACggaacaaaaaggaaaaaaaatctatttttaaaaaatgaaaggataatatataactaaaaaaattaaaaccacaACGATGTCTTGAATCTTGATAACGTTCTTGTAATGTTATTGGCCAAGGAGCTATCCACACACCCACTCAATTGTCAAATTTGCTGGTCGACAAATAAATTCAAGCGCtcatttgttaattttttaagCACgtgttttgttgattttttttttctgtactCAATTCTATGATAAACCACAAAATGCCTCAATTTTTTAACTCTTTTTCTCTAAAATATACacattatttttgaaaatatttttttttatccagaatcataacaaaaaagTCACATAAACATTCttctataagagcatctccaaccatttacactaaattcaaactcattttagtgTGAATGGTTAATCAAATATGATTTTTCTTCAACCATTTACATTAAACTCGAACTTAAATAGTATTCTTTATATTATGTCTTTTTAactcataaattaaaaaaaaatgattttggttTAGTGTAAATCTAAAAATAAGTATTCtttactcaaaaataaaaaatgagattaGTTTTTAAGTACCATTAGAGCTAATTACCTATCTCAttttatgttttagtatacCTTTAGAGATGGTCTAAGAGCTAATAGGACATTGTGACTAAGAATAGTCAAATTCTGATATAttctatatttttcaaaattaaaaagataaattgttaaatttaaaaattttgctACTCCCTTTGCTCCATGATAATTaggtcatttttctattttaaaaagttCCAAGAGAATaaagtcatttctatttttggcaaaaaataatCATCTctgttattttattctctcttcatctttgtTACTTtatactctcttactttattcaccatttACTtgtcaagataaaataatataaaggtataatctaggattgagttgtgagattattttagtcattggggattagctatgactaattatcccgtgattatccatctaggattgagtcgtgagattgaatctcatgaacctaacacacaacaaatttaatattggatacaatcttgcaatcCGATCACCCTGTATAGTTAAAATCCGTGATAAAGTGGCAACTGGAGTACTAGTGAAAAACAATAGTAGCAAAATAATTGTAGGAAATTGTGCGCCGTATTTTTCCAATATAAGTATTACTCCCGGTTAGGTTAAGTGCGGCCTCTTATCTCCCAAGCTTTCATCAATCTCAGTACTGCTACTATCCTCAACGATGAAAACCACTACTTATATGCCCTGCTCAATTGTCGATACCATTACTGCATCGATATGTTGCTGGATAAAAAGCTTATTGCTTTGAATTTTTTAAGTTAATCTAAATTCCCTTTTCTTGATTTTACGTAATCGTTAATTAGAAGCTTGTGATTATTTTATGTTTGAGTGACTAAATGCATATATATCACATCTTAAATAAGTGGGATGTGTTACGTTACATTGAAATACACACGACATTAGTCTTATAGTTTCCAACATTCGATAATCAAAAGACCaaagaaagagaaaacaatCAAAAGACCCAAGAAAGATAAAACATACAAACAAATAACACCCAGTAGAAAAGGATTGAAAGCCTTGCATTACAGCCTTGGCTTATCATGGCCACAAAATCATAATTTctcaattcaaaatttcaaattatgttGCAATGTATCAATAAGTTCTATACATGCTCACACTCTCGTTTCACTCCAATCAGTTCTAACTTGTAATCTTTTCAACAAAAAGCAAGCATTGACTGAGAACAGCTGAAATTAAAGACAAAATCTTGAAGTCAACCCAGTTGTTCATAAGCTTATTCACAATCATAATCACATGATTAAATGGTGAATTCTTTCTTATAATAACCACTAGCCTCATACAAAAAAACTAGCATATGAATTTCCATGAATAACAACAGATCCAAGCAAAGCAATGAAGTTATTTCTAGAGTGTAATATGTTCCATACCTTTGGTGTTCTTTGCCACGCCTCTGACCGATCTCTTCTCTTCTTGTTCGTCGTAAGGGTTAGCCCTAAAAGAAGAACTGGCCTCTTCAGTATCCGAGCAGCCAGGTCTTTCGGTCAAGAACTGTTCCCAGAACACATCATTCACACGTTTCTGCTCCGTTGCTGGCTCTTGCTTTTCGGCATTGGGTGAGGAAGACAACGCCTGAGCCTCATCCCGACATGTTCGATCAGCTGTAGAAGTCTGATGGCCAACATCAATAGTATCGCTGTTTGGCCGTGAGGAGGTACACATATCCGAACTTGATTGGGGCATCACGGTGGAGTTCTGGCTCTTATTGAGCTCCAGAGGAGACGAAGCAAGAGAGAGGTTCAACAGGCAGGACAGGTGAGCATCACCCTCATCGTTCAAAGTCGAGCTATTATGCAAGGAGTGCAGTTTCGGGCTTTTGGTTCCCACTTTGCACGACAAAGATGAATCCATGTGTAGATCCAAAGAAGCCCCGGTATCTGATAGCTCCAACGTTTCAGGGGGGCATACGAAACCCTCTGTTCTCGTAAGCTGGCCATCCCTCGATTCTCCCTTGATCCCATCTTCATTTGAGCTCTGTGTGCTATGTGAAAGCAGGTTGACATCAGAAACAGCTGTCGATAACTCCAGCCTAAGCATATTGCAGAAGTCTCGGTCTTGTTCTGTACAATCGAACTCGGGCCTGCAGCTGCTTTCGTTGTCCACTGAAACAGTCTCCTGGATCGATTGCACATCATCTGACTGGGGGAGCCTCCTCTTCTTATTATACGCTGAAAAATCCATCGATTCAAGCTTCTGAGCAAGGCGTTCAACAAACTCAGGATTTCGAAGTGACTTATTCAGGTAGCTAAGTAGCTTTTCCTGTCTCTGCTCCATGCTACCTATACGCTGCGTTAAGTCATCCAACTGCACCTTAGCTGCAGAGTGCTGCTCCTTGAATCCCAACAAGTTTCCTTCGAGAGCAGCCTTCTCGCGCGACAACTTATCAATTTCTTCCTCGTATGTCGCTCTTTCAGGATCAACTGAACCTTGAGGCTGACTATGGCTGTGGATAGGCTTTCGACGATGTATATTCTTAAGAAGATGCTTCTGATCCTTGACGAATTCATCGTTAGCAAACTCCCATCTCTCCGGATCAATCTTCCTGAATCCCTACAATTAAAAAATTAGCAACCGTGGCTAAGTCTGTTGAAGATAGCAAGACTCTTGTGATGAAGAAA
This DNA window, taken from Salvia splendens isolate huo1 chromosome 18, SspV2, whole genome shotgun sequence, encodes the following:
- the LOC121777230 gene encoding heat stress transcription factor A-5-like isoform X3; this encodes MRELSFTSMKIDPERWEFANDEFVKDQKHLLKNIHRRKPIHSHSQPQGSVDPERATYEEEIDKLSREKAALEGNLLGFKEQHSAAKVQLDDLTQRIGSMEQRQEKLLSYLNKSLRNPEFVERLAQKLESMDFSAYNKKRRLPQSDDVQSIQETVSVDNESSCRPEFDCTEQDRDFCNMLRLELSTAVSDVNLLSHSTQSSNEDGIKGESRDGQLTRTEGFVCPPETLELSDTGASLDLHMDSSLSCKVGTKSPKLHSLHNSSTLNDEGDAHLSCLLNLSLASSPLELNKSQNSTVMPQSSSDMCTSSRPNSDTIDVGHQTSTADRTCRDEAQALSSSPNAEKQEPATEQKRVNDVFWEQFLTERPGCSDTEEASSSFRANPYDEQEEKRSVRGVAKNTKGMEHITL
- the LOC121777230 gene encoding heat stress transcription factor A-5-like isoform X2, with protein sequence MHARTQLHFHGFRKIDPERWEFANDEFVKDQKHLLKNIHRRKPIHSHSQPQGSVDPERATYEEEIDKLSREKAALEGNLLGFKEQHSAAKVQLDDLTQRIGSMEQRQEKLLSYLNKSLRNPEFVERLAQKLESMDFSAYNKKRRLPQSDDVQSIQETVSVDNESSCRPEFDCTEQDRDFCNMLRLELSTAVSDVNLLSHSTQSSNEDGIKGESRDGQLTRTEGFVCPPETLELSDTGASLDLHMDSSLSCKVGTKSPKLHSLHNSSTLNDEGDAHLSCLLNLSLASSPLELNKSQNSTVMPQSSSDMCTSSRPNSDTIDVGHQTSTADRTCRDEAQALSSSPNAEKQEPATEQKRVNDVFWEQFLTERPGCSDTEEASSSFRANPYDEQEEKRSVRGVAKNTKGMEHITL
- the LOC121777230 gene encoding heat stress transcription factor A-5-like isoform X1, with the protein product MDGGASGGGGGPAPFLLKTYEMVDDSSTDAIVSWSGSRKSFVVWNPPEFARLLLPSYFKHNNFSSFIRQLNTYGFRKIDPERWEFANDEFVKDQKHLLKNIHRRKPIHSHSQPQGSVDPERATYEEEIDKLSREKAALEGNLLGFKEQHSAAKVQLDDLTQRIGSMEQRQEKLLSYLNKSLRNPEFVERLAQKLESMDFSAYNKKRRLPQSDDVQSIQETVSVDNESSCRPEFDCTEQDRDFCNMLRLELSTAVSDVNLLSHSTQSSNEDGIKGESRDGQLTRTEGFVCPPETLELSDTGASLDLHMDSSLSCKVGTKSPKLHSLHNSSTLNDEGDAHLSCLLNLSLASSPLELNKSQNSTVMPQSSSDMCTSSRPNSDTIDVGHQTSTADRTCRDEAQALSSSPNAEKQEPATEQKRVNDVFWEQFLTERPGCSDTEEASSSFRANPYDEQEEKRSVRGVAKNTKGMEHITL